Proteins encoded within one genomic window of Enterococcus haemoperoxidus ATCC BAA-382:
- a CDS encoding NCS2 family permease → MKGKIISYFEIDKLNTTMKREFLAGFTTFISMAYILFVNPTVLGASGMDEGAVFTATALASALGCILMGIFAKYPIATAPALGINAFFAYSVCVGMGVPWETALAGVFVASLIFILITVFKLRELIIDAIPADLKYAISGGIGLFIAFLGLSEGGIIVSNESTLVALGPLNVGSTWLTIFGLVITAIMMVRRVPGGIFIGMTATTILGLVTGLIEVPAKIISAAPSLKPTFLVALKHVGDINSLQLWVVVLTFLLVTFFDTAGTLVGLANQAGFMKDNKMPRVGKALAADSTAMLAGSLLGTSPVGAYVESSAGIAVGGRSGLTAVTTGLFFIVGLFFSPLLSVVTSQVTAPALIVVGVLMAQSLSQIKWKEMEIAIPSFLILLGMPLTYSISDGIALGFIFYPITMIAAKRGKEVSPIMYALFFVFVGFMWILNAN, encoded by the coding sequence GTGAAAGGAAAAATTATTTCCTATTTTGAGATCGACAAATTAAATACGACTATGAAGCGTGAATTTCTAGCTGGGTTTACGACATTTATTTCTATGGCGTATATTCTATTTGTTAATCCAACTGTTTTAGGAGCTTCAGGAATGGACGAAGGTGCAGTTTTTACTGCAACAGCTTTAGCGAGTGCTTTAGGGTGTATATTGATGGGGATTTTTGCTAAATATCCGATCGCAACAGCACCAGCGCTAGGGATCAATGCCTTTTTTGCTTATTCTGTTTGTGTGGGAATGGGTGTTCCTTGGGAAACAGCGTTAGCAGGAGTTTTTGTTGCATCCCTGATTTTCATTTTGATCACTGTATTCAAATTACGTGAATTGATCATCGATGCAATACCAGCAGATTTAAAATACGCTATCTCTGGCGGAATCGGTCTGTTCATTGCTTTTCTAGGTCTAAGTGAAGGTGGGATCATTGTTTCTAATGAGTCAACACTAGTTGCTTTAGGGCCGTTGAATGTTGGATCGACTTGGCTGACTATTTTTGGTCTAGTGATTACAGCTATCATGATGGTGCGTCGTGTTCCTGGAGGAATTTTTATCGGGATGACCGCAACAACTATTTTGGGATTGGTAACGGGTTTGATTGAAGTGCCGGCTAAAATCATTTCAGCAGCTCCAAGTCTGAAACCAACATTTTTAGTTGCGTTAAAACATGTTGGAGACATTAATTCTTTACAGTTATGGGTTGTTGTCTTAACGTTCTTATTAGTGACATTTTTTGATACGGCTGGAACGCTTGTCGGTTTAGCAAATCAAGCAGGTTTTATGAAAGACAATAAAATGCCACGAGTTGGAAAAGCACTAGCTGCTGATTCAACAGCGATGCTAGCAGGTTCTCTTTTAGGAACTTCTCCGGTTGGTGCGTATGTAGAATCTTCTGCAGGAATTGCAGTTGGCGGACGTTCTGGATTGACAGCTGTGACGACTGGCCTTTTCTTCATTGTTGGACTATTTTTCTCTCCACTGCTTTCAGTCGTAACGTCTCAAGTAACAGCGCCAGCTTTAATTGTTGTGGGTGTTTTAATGGCTCAATCACTTAGCCAAATCAAATGGAAAGAAATGGAAATCGCAATTCCTTCCTTCTTGATTCTTTTAGGAATGCCTTTGACTTACAGCATTTCTGATGGAATTGCACTTGGGTTTATCTTCTATCCAATCACAATGATCGCTGCAAAACGTGGCAAAGAAGTGTCACCGATCATGTATGCGTTATTCTTTGTTTTTGTAGGATTTATGTGGATTTTAAACGCTAATTAA
- a CDS encoding sce7725 family protein codes for MYYPYFRGKQFDLFALTTLVEQKRLSSQILPIIEPVKNSNALKKFIHLFQKENQPFYLIQNPQAGDFLTEDGLLYLNALSLKKAVIVEQPIETLSEEPELFVIGNSTPALESDWQANQTKVLIPKEFRLLQKVKGEKILSQDVFTRLPKSSFYQECQDEFFSDTHLTFQKSGFIGFSDFSIDSRVYYEHSYPSKHLSLHLVYFDSNQLRIHHFISGEDSPTQKDKFFELMNAINDWTDKLCGKEMTLGIELLLEAVAKNKFPGMGVMRKAAVMHHMELMSRYLDKTNQVNKK; via the coding sequence ATGTATTATCCTTATTTTCGCGGCAAGCAGTTTGATTTGTTCGCTTTGACAACATTAGTAGAACAAAAACGCTTGTCTTCTCAGATTCTCCCGATCATCGAACCCGTCAAAAATTCCAATGCACTAAAAAAATTCATTCACTTGTTTCAAAAAGAAAATCAGCCTTTTTATCTTATTCAAAACCCTCAAGCTGGTGATTTTTTGACTGAAGACGGACTCCTTTATCTAAACGCATTATCCTTAAAAAAAGCAGTGATCGTTGAACAGCCTATCGAAACATTGAGCGAAGAACCGGAATTATTTGTGATTGGAAATTCAACACCTGCACTAGAAAGCGACTGGCAAGCAAATCAAACAAAAGTCCTCATCCCCAAAGAATTCCGTCTGCTGCAAAAAGTTAAAGGGGAGAAAATTCTTTCACAAGATGTTTTTACCCGACTTCCTAAATCCAGTTTTTATCAAGAATGTCAGGATGAATTTTTTTCAGATACTCATTTGACCTTTCAAAAAAGTGGTTTTATCGGATTTAGTGATTTCTCTATTGATAGCCGTGTTTACTATGAACATAGCTATCCTTCAAAACACTTGAGCTTGCATCTTGTTTATTTTGACAGTAATCAATTGCGGATCCATCATTTTATTTCAGGTGAGGATTCCCCTACTCAAAAAGATAAATTTTTCGAGCTTATGAATGCGATAAACGATTGGACAGATAAATTATGCGGAAAAGAAATGACGTTGGGAATCGAGTTACTGCTTGAGGCTGTTGCAAAAAATAAATTCCCAGGAATGGGCGTTATGAGAAAAGCGGCTGTGATGCATCATATGGAACTTATGTCACGGTATCTTGATAAAACGAATCAAGTCAATAAAAAATAA
- a CDS encoding GNAT family N-acetyltransferase, which produces MTIKIEKVAITHPDLLNLVQELNDFFNEEWGTEIAQGYQNHHNLAEMACAVVAYDDQVAVGCGCWKLLDEQTPEIKRMYVKQTSRGNGAAGEIIQALEADMLEKGYQQVVLETGKDMLGAIRFYERHGYHIIPNYGEFIGDKLCICMKKIIKESVKQN; this is translated from the coding sequence ATGACAATCAAAATAGAAAAAGTAGCAATAACCCACCCAGATTTATTGAATTTAGTGCAGGAATTAAATGATTTTTTCAATGAAGAATGGGGAACTGAGATAGCTCAAGGGTATCAAAATCATCACAATCTAGCTGAAATGGCCTGTGCAGTTGTGGCTTATGATGATCAAGTTGCAGTTGGATGCGGTTGCTGGAAACTATTAGATGAACAAACACCAGAGATTAAACGAATGTATGTAAAACAAACGAGCCGTGGTAATGGAGCTGCTGGAGAAATTATCCAAGCGTTGGAAGCAGATATGCTGGAAAAAGGGTATCAGCAGGTCGTTTTAGAAACAGGTAAAGACATGTTAGGTGCTATTCGATTTTATGAACGACACGGGTATCATATTATTCCAAATTATGGTGAGTTTATCGGGGATAAGCTATGTATTTGCATGAAAAAAATAATAAAAGAGAGCGTAAAACAAAACTAA
- a CDS encoding NADH-dependent flavin oxidoreductase yields MNIVDTGLTFKRGLHLKNRLVVAPMTTKMSFFDGVVTNDEIEYYALRSGEVGAFITAAANVHEGGKGWDGELGVYDDRFIPGLAKLAAAIKKNHTKAILQIFHGGRMTDSKVLQGVQPVAPSAVAAERPDAQIPRELTEDEIIEILESFKQATKRAIQAGFDGVEIHGANTYLIQQFFSPHSNRRTDDWGGSLEKRFKFINDLVDGVTEVVDQSGVKDFVVGYRFSPEEYENPGIRLSDTLFLVEQLSNKPLDYLHLSMSNYRNHSVSDEFKEKPIIEYIKEAMNNRLPLIGVGDIRNGADVKEVLATADLAAVGRAILIDPHWAQKVLDRQDQLIRTELSHYDRDELRISNGVWGFLELMMPERLK; encoded by the coding sequence ATGAATATTGTAGATACAGGTTTAACATTTAAAAGAGGACTACACTTAAAAAATAGATTGGTTGTTGCACCAATGACAACAAAAATGTCTTTTTTTGATGGTGTTGTAACGAATGACGAAATTGAGTATTACGCATTACGTTCAGGCGAAGTGGGTGCATTTATCACGGCTGCAGCCAATGTTCATGAAGGTGGTAAAGGTTGGGATGGAGAATTGGGTGTTTATGATGATCGTTTTATTCCAGGGCTTGCTAAATTAGCTGCTGCTATTAAAAAGAATCATACAAAAGCAATCCTGCAGATTTTTCACGGTGGTCGTATGACAGATTCTAAGGTCTTACAGGGTGTTCAACCTGTTGCACCAAGTGCTGTTGCGGCTGAACGCCCTGATGCGCAAATACCAAGAGAATTAACTGAAGATGAGATAATCGAAATCTTAGAAAGCTTCAAACAAGCAACGAAACGAGCAATCCAAGCAGGTTTCGATGGTGTAGAGATTCATGGAGCTAATACCTATTTGATCCAACAATTCTTCTCTCCTCATTCTAATCGACGTACGGATGATTGGGGTGGATCATTAGAAAAAAGATTTAAATTTATCAATGATTTAGTTGATGGTGTCACAGAAGTTGTAGATCAATCTGGTGTAAAAGACTTTGTAGTAGGGTATCGTTTTTCACCAGAAGAATATGAAAATCCAGGGATTCGCTTGAGTGATACGTTGTTCTTAGTGGAGCAATTGTCTAATAAGCCTTTGGATTATTTACATTTGTCAATGAGTAATTATAGAAATCATTCAGTTAGTGATGAGTTCAAGGAAAAACCAATTATAGAGTATATAAAAGAAGCAATGAATAACCGTCTTCCGTTGATCGGTGTAGGAGATATCAGAAATGGTGCAGATGTCAAAGAAGTATTGGCAACGGCTGACTTAGCAGCTGTTGGTCGAGCAATTTTGATTGATCCTCATTGGGCACAAAAAGTGCTAGATAGACAAGATCAATTGATTCGAACAGAACTTTCTCACTATGATCGAGATGAGCTGCGAATAAGTAATGGGGTTTGGGGATTTTTAGAATTAATGATGCCTGAGCGCCTGAAATAA
- a CDS encoding YdcF family protein translates to MPLVIISCIFIIIGGLILLKERRSFFGGMLFAFGGLFLILTLFVVGLIKISEISTNSSELVTIIFYTLFPLIFLIVCAFFIFNTHTMQTKEGRSVTAKLSALLGINLLITVPAFFYLLSMGSSKIPLWLFSILLFLLLSDLLFSFLFTCYLFYSWMYQMIPIKKKVDYIIVLGSGIRSEEVPPLLKSRLDKAIEYYHKNPNAKIVVSGGQGADEPVSEAFAMKKYLLSQEIPEDHILVEDQSTTTFENMAFSKKIIFKDWENKEKVPTILFSTNNYHVLRGALYARKAHLKAEGVGAPTALYFLPTALIREYIALLSQYKWFTASMILVCLAFVFISLLPI, encoded by the coding sequence ATGCCATTGGTTATTATATCTTGTATTTTTATTATTATCGGGGGCCTTATTTTACTAAAGGAACGTCGCAGCTTTTTTGGAGGCATGCTCTTTGCCTTTGGCGGCTTGTTTCTTATTTTGACTTTATTCGTAGTAGGATTGATAAAAATAAGTGAAATTTCTACAAATAGTTCAGAACTTGTCACTATTATTTTCTACACGTTATTTCCCTTGATATTTTTAATCGTATGCGCCTTTTTTATTTTTAACACACATACGATGCAAACCAAAGAAGGTCGCAGCGTTACCGCAAAACTTTCCGCGCTATTAGGGATCAATCTACTTATTACCGTACCAGCTTTTTTCTATTTATTGTCTATGGGCTCTAGTAAGATTCCGCTCTGGCTTTTTTCAATATTACTTTTTCTATTATTAAGTGATTTGCTCTTTTCTTTTCTGTTCACTTGCTATTTATTTTATTCGTGGATGTATCAAATGATTCCAATCAAAAAAAAGGTCGATTACATCATTGTATTAGGTTCTGGTATCAGAAGTGAAGAAGTTCCCCCACTGCTTAAAAGTAGATTGGATAAAGCAATCGAGTATTATCATAAAAATCCAAATGCCAAAATTGTTGTTAGTGGTGGACAAGGAGCAGATGAACCCGTTTCAGAAGCCTTTGCTATGAAAAAGTATTTGCTATCACAAGAAATACCAGAAGATCACATTCTAGTGGAAGATCAATCGACAACAACTTTTGAAAATATGGCTTTTTCTAAAAAGATTATTTTTAAAGACTGGGAAAATAAAGAGAAGGTACCAACGATTCTCTTTTCAACAAATAATTACCATGTATTGCGAGGGGCCTTGTATGCTAGAAAAGCTCATTTAAAAGCAGAAGGAGTTGGCGCTCCAACTGCTCTATATTTCCTTCCAACTGCGCTTATTCGCGAATATATTGCTTTATTATCCCAATATAAGTGGTTTACAGCCTCTATGATTTTAGTCTGTTTAGCATTCGTTTTTATCAGTCTATTACCTATATAA
- a CDS encoding phosphatase PAP2 family protein yields MNFIKEKSELAIVACLGILLLIGGIWDKQISQGIMNQGSLFGTFFQNYGLIFPGIILFMSTQIFIYYAKKSNLPNFGKGSIYFIAIIAGLYQIWQMIKIMLFYTVTSLNNRQNNQPIGAANNDGGGAMSFPNWFFPALVILSLFTFAVGCMLCNRWLKGKNQQELNGLVLIGLGAIVTVYAANTIVDVMKTLWGRFRPYELQSNWAEYTSWWSINGANGHKSFPSGHSEQAWLALYLPLFVDPLKKKKRQIMVILASVFGCFVAFSRVRIGAHFLSDVAVGSVIAIFVIYVVSRLLNQRLDGESLSE; encoded by the coding sequence ATGAACTTTATAAAAGAAAAAAGCGAATTGGCTATAGTTGCATGTTTAGGAATATTATTGTTGATCGGTGGTATCTGGGATAAACAAATCAGTCAAGGAATAATGAATCAAGGATCGTTATTTGGCACATTCTTTCAAAATTATGGGTTGATTTTTCCAGGAATTATTCTATTTATGTCTACTCAAATTTTTATTTATTATGCGAAAAAAAGTAATTTACCAAACTTCGGTAAGGGGAGTATCTATTTTATTGCTATTATTGCTGGGCTATATCAAATTTGGCAAATGATCAAAATCATGCTTTTTTATACTGTAACGTCACTGAATAATCGTCAAAATAATCAACCAATAGGTGCTGCCAATAACGATGGTGGTGGAGCAATGAGTTTTCCAAATTGGTTCTTTCCAGCTCTCGTTATTCTTTCATTATTTACGTTTGCAGTGGGATGCATGTTGTGTAATCGTTGGCTCAAAGGAAAAAATCAGCAGGAACTAAATGGCTTAGTTTTGATTGGTTTGGGCGCAATCGTGACGGTTTATGCTGCGAATACCATAGTAGACGTGATGAAAACTCTTTGGGGTAGATTCCGACCTTACGAATTGCAAAGTAATTGGGCAGAGTACACAAGTTGGTGGAGTATCAATGGAGCGAATGGTCATAAGTCATTCCCTTCAGGACATTCAGAACAGGCTTGGTTAGCGTTATACTTACCACTTTTTGTTGATCCTTTGAAAAAGAAGAAACGTCAAATAATGGTGATCTTGGCAAGTGTATTCGGTTGTTTCGTTGCTTTTTCTAGAGTGCGGATCGGCGCACATTTTTTGAGTGATGTAGCAGTTGGTTCTGTGATTGCTATTTTTGTGATTTATGTAGTTTCTCGTCTTTTAAATCAACGGTTAGACGGGGAATCTTTATCAGAATAA
- a CDS encoding MarR family winged helix-turn-helix transcriptional regulator, with amino-acid sequence METPLISQWLDYTKKQSMVEKKIEEMLKKNSHLTTSEYYALYQLKQNGRHMRLNDLGNYLCLSQSALSRLINRLEDRTPPVIERRNCADDKRGVYIDLTNEGVTLVSSVEPEVDAILKKYFI; translated from the coding sequence ATGGAAACACCTCTTATATCACAATGGCTGGATTACACAAAGAAGCAGTCCATGGTTGAAAAAAAAATAGAAGAAATGTTAAAGAAAAATAGTCACCTCACAACAAGTGAGTATTATGCCTTATATCAACTTAAACAAAATGGACGTCACATGAGGCTGAATGATCTAGGAAATTATCTTTGTTTAAGCCAAAGTGCGCTGTCTCGTTTGATCAATAGGTTGGAAGACAGAACGCCTCCAGTTATTGAGAGAAGAAATTGTGCGGATGATAAACGTGGAGTTTATATTGATTTGACTAATGAAGGGGTGACACTCGTGTCATCTGTTGAGCCGGAAGTAGATGCTATTTTGAAAAAGTATTTTATATAG
- a CDS encoding lipoprotein BA_5634 family protein, which produces MLKKILISILSLIVLSIGGLFLYNNFKHKPVYGIIILDKDEKKVTDSINSQKKDIEKSIVVNGKWVENSKTLVLSTSDAQKITAFNGFQKVSGSKNNYTFSPIKQISKDEATLFSQEEAPLIKDEANKAFSSKVHEYVTLGESSAYVNSVFILPDNQYNEFTGSPISLGVLKVKSDASKALINYNNVEMNQLYDER; this is translated from the coding sequence ATGTTAAAAAAAATTTTAATTTCTATCTTAAGTCTAATTGTCCTATCTATAGGAGGACTTTTTCTCTATAATAATTTCAAGCACAAGCCGGTATACGGAATAATTATTTTAGATAAAGATGAAAAAAAAGTAACGGATTCAATCAATTCACAAAAAAAGGATATCGAAAAATCGATCGTGGTTAATGGTAAATGGGTCGAAAATTCGAAAACTCTTGTTTTAAGTACAAGTGATGCACAAAAAATAACTGCATTTAATGGCTTTCAAAAAGTATCTGGTTCAAAAAATAATTATACGTTTAGCCCAATAAAACAAATTTCTAAAGATGAAGCAACTTTATTTTCACAAGAAGAAGCACCTTTAATTAAAGATGAAGCAAACAAAGCATTTTCTTCTAAAGTACATGAGTATGTGACATTAGGTGAATCATCCGCCTATGTCAATAGCGTGTTCATTCTCCCAGATAATCAATACAACGAGTTTACTGGTTCACCAATTAGTCTCGGTGTCTTAAAAGTCAAATCTGATGCATCTAAGGCTCTAATCAATTATAATAATGTTGAAATGAATCAACTATACGACGAGAGATAG
- a CDS encoding DUF998 domain-containing protein, with product MEKNKFSITLPEKIVEEFHLENEDDVIVSIKDQKIVIEPKKKAAGNQTLSLRWFLIPTTVISLLFLGYLFYTDKTQIALVGAYSIANFVLSFGVLSGVFSFLLFFIKGKRNQVTTQSKDIYWRNFPTILLSFIVILVFALLVFFKVIGLVFIGATFDRYTATLLFFVFVGLVNYFMIYSALSITPAKLTNLLIFVIIGGVLLAMITNKDYQWWQFNFSFLGTIEAKSSWQFNLTLMFSSLLMVALIDGLFVELQKAIPHSKRLTILRVLLTLTALDLGAVGLFPYTETGPFQGVHNQVAGYLVYLIVVLIVGIKWLLPNVTKEFLSISYMIAATLVVVVVLFQWTSYLSLTAFELLSFMLAFSWIVLLLQNLQKMAQNINNTFQVKVKLDPEKQVDQD from the coding sequence GTGGAAAAAAACAAATTTAGTATAACATTACCAGAAAAAATAGTAGAAGAATTTCATTTAGAAAATGAAGATGACGTAATAGTAAGTATCAAGGATCAAAAAATAGTGATCGAACCAAAGAAGAAAGCAGCTGGGAACCAGACACTTTCATTAAGATGGTTTTTGATTCCGACAACGGTGATCAGTCTTTTGTTTTTGGGATACCTATTTTATACTGATAAAACCCAAATTGCGTTGGTTGGAGCGTATTCAATTGCGAATTTTGTTCTTTCATTCGGTGTATTGAGTGGTGTATTCAGCTTTTTACTCTTTTTTATCAAAGGAAAAAGAAATCAAGTTACAACGCAATCCAAGGATATTTATTGGCGAAATTTCCCTACGATTTTGCTTTCGTTTATTGTTATTTTAGTCTTTGCGCTACTCGTTTTTTTCAAAGTGATCGGTTTGGTGTTTATCGGGGCAACTTTTGATCGTTATACAGCAACACTGTTATTTTTTGTTTTTGTAGGACTAGTCAATTATTTTATGATTTACTCGGCATTGTCTATCACACCAGCTAAACTGACTAATTTATTGATTTTTGTGATTATTGGCGGTGTTTTACTTGCGATGATCACGAATAAGGATTATCAATGGTGGCAATTTAACTTTAGTTTTTTAGGGACAATTGAAGCCAAAAGTAGTTGGCAATTTAATCTGACGTTGATGTTTTCATCTTTGTTGATGGTGGCTTTGATCGATGGATTATTTGTAGAATTGCAAAAAGCGATTCCGCATAGCAAGAGATTGACTATTTTGCGGGTACTCTTAACTTTAACGGCACTTGATCTAGGTGCTGTAGGTCTATTTCCATATACGGAAACAGGACCTTTTCAGGGAGTTCATAACCAAGTTGCGGGGTACTTAGTATATTTGATCGTCGTTCTGATTGTGGGAATCAAGTGGCTATTGCCTAATGTAACCAAAGAGTTTTTGTCGATTTCTTATATGATTGCGGCAACATTAGTTGTCGTTGTTGTGTTATTTCAATGGACAAGCTATCTATCGCTGACGGCATTTGAATTATTATCCTTTATGTTGGCGTTTAGCTGGATTGTCTTGTTACTTCAAAATCTTCAGAAGATGGCACAAAATATTAATAATACATTTCAAGTAAAAGTTAAACTGGATCCTGAAAAGCAAGTGGATCAGGATTAA